ACGTGGGCCTACATCGGCCCCGTTCCACTGGCGTTGCTCGGTGCCGGCTACTACGCGACGATGATCGTCCTCGGCGGCCTCTGGCTCGAGACGAAACACGAACTGCTCGAGCGCGGAATCTTCCTGATCACGGTCGGTGGACTCGCCGCGTCGGCGTACTTCGTCTACCTCCAACTCGGCGTGATCGGGGAAATCTGTCCGTTCTGTATGGTCTCCGCGGCCGCGACGACGAGCCTGTTCGCGATCGAAGTGATTGTGAAGTACGCAGGCGGCGGGAGTATCGCGCCAGCCGTCTCGAGTACGCGTATCTGGCCGCCGCTGGTGGTCGCCACGATCGCCGTGACAGTCGCTGCAATGTACGGAATCACGCTCGCACCGATTCCGGGCGTCTAAGCGGCCTCCTTCGTTTCGAAGGGGGGATGCGTTTCTCACGCTCGAATTCGCCTCCCTTCACTCGTGATTTTCAGTCAAAGCCCGTCACAAACGCGATGAGACGCCGGCGCATCGAAATTGCGCAATATTCACATAACCCTTATGCCCTCTCGTCCCCTGACCATCTACATGGCGAATTCGATGGCAGAACAACTCCAGCAAGATATGGAGTGCGAAGGACTGCTGGAGTGTATTCACGGCCTCAAACAACTCGATAAAGATTGCTTTCGCGCGATGGTCGAAAGCGAAGAGCCGTTGACGATCGACGAGGTCGCAGAACGCGTCGACCGCGAGCGCTCGACGGCCTATCGCTCGATCCAGCGACTGCTCCAGAGCGGTTTCATCCAGAAAGAGCAGATCAACTACGACCAGGGCGGGTACTACCACGTCTACCACCCAACCGACCCGTCACAGATCGCAGACGACATGCAGCGAATGTTGAACGACTGGTACGCGAAGATGGGTCAGCTTATCCACGAGTTCGAAGACAAGTACGAACAGACCGAAGCCGACGTTCCCGCACAGGGCTAACGTCCACTTTTCACGCTGTACTTGCGCTCTCACTGATCGCCGATATGGGCACACTGGGGGTCGCGACCTGTTCTCGACATTGACCGTCCGAAATCACTATCTGATTCGGGCTGTGTTGGTACTGTATGAGTTCGGACGCGGCGTCACGCCGGTCGTTGCTCGGTCTCGCCGGCGTTGCGAGTCTCTGCTGTCTCGCACCAGGTGCAGCGGCCGTCTCCGGCGGCGTCGCTGCCGGTGGTCTCGGTGCTGGCCTCGGACAGATCGCTGTGACCGTCCTCACGCTCGGCGTCATCGGTTCCGTCCTCAGGTGGCGACGCAACTGCTCGAGGTGTGAGGCGTAGGTGAACGAAACCAGACCCGCTTGTTCGACCTGATCGCGGTCACTTTGTGACAAATCGCTTGAAATTTTCAATTGCCTTCTCACTCCCTCCAGCGATGAGGATGTCGTTGTCGCTGACAACGAAACCTGCACTCAGATCGGTTTTCAACTCATCATCTCTCTCGACAGCGATCACTGTACACCCGGTTTGTCTGCGAAGATCGACATCGCTGAGACTTTCTCCGACGAGAGACGGTGCTTTCGAGCGAATGAACTCGAAATTCACCTGTGGGGTGACGATTTCGACTTTGTCGATCAGGTACGATGCGAGTATCTCGCCAGTAATCGTCGGAAGTGATAAGACGTAGTCTGCACCAGCGTTGTACAATTTCCAGACAGTGTCTGGATCGTCTGCGCGAGCGATAATTTCGATATCGGGGGCCAACTCCCGGATGACTAGCGTCGAGTAAATTGTCGTCGTATCATCGTCCAAGGAAAGCACGATGGTCTCTGCGTTCTCGATGTCCACCTTCTCGTACGTTTCGGGGTCGGTAGCATCTCCGACCACGTCGACCGCATCCCGATTTTCACGGTCGATTATACTCGCTGAAATACCTGATTCCTCGAGCGTCTCAGCGACGGACCAGCCGACAGTGCCGTACCCGCAGATAATGACGTGAGAGGGGTGGTGATGCGTCGGAATTGATCGGGCAGTTAGACTATCGAAATCGCTGTGTTCGCCGGCGACGAGAAGAATTGTATTCTCTTCGAGAACCGTGTCCGGGTCCGGCGAGATAACGAACTTCCCGCCGAGCCATACCCCGATGATCGTGAGGTCGGTTTGGCCAAAAATATGCGCCTCTCTGATCGTTTGCCCCGCCAGATCGCTCTCCTCTTCGACTAACAGCTCTGTGATCTCGTAGTCATTTTCGACGTGAATGACGTTCCGAAGTTTCTCTGCAAAGGAGGTTGTCGCTCGTCTACCGAAGGCGTCTCCGAGTTGTTGACGAGCCAGGACGACCTCATCCGCGCCTGAATACTCGTGATACGATGCCGTCTTGTAGTCTCGGACGACGCTGATAATTCCCAGATCCGGATTGATCCGAAGCGCCGAGAGGATAACTGTCGGATTGGCTTCGTCGTTGACGTCCGCGACGAGGGAACGGGCGTCGGTTGCATTGGCGGCACGGAGGGTTTCGATCTGTTCTGGGTCTCCGTGAATCGCATCGATACCACTCTCTGCGAGTTCCGTAACGAGGTCTGGATCCTGTTCGATGAAGACGCATGGTATCCCGACTTCGTCGAGTTCTTTTCTCAGCACATCGTCTCGTGCCGAATGTCCACAGATAATGACGTGGTCGGTCAAGTCACTCGTCGTCGGTGGCTCGGTTTTGAGCCCTTGTCGGAGAAGTGGGATAGCGAACAAAGGGAGGCCTAAGAATACGAGCAAAACACCCGTGACATTCATCCCGATAACCAGGAAGTTCAATACAGTGCTTTCCCACGGTGCATGGCCGCCGAATCCAGCGGTGGTAAGCGATTCGATAACGACCTGAATCGACTTGTATATCGGAATCTCCTGCCCCTCGAACGTCAGCATTGCCCACTGGTAAATGACAGAATAGGTGAGTATGATGGCGGCGACAGCTGTAAGCGCCAACCCAATACGCCGTCTCCAATCTTCCATACGAACTCCACTCTCGAACGCTTCAATAGAACTTCTGAATAAGTATGGCTGACCGGCTGCTGTAAATTAGTTGCCTGAGCAAATTACTGACAACTGTATTGCCCATGTAGGAACGCATCCCTCCACTACATCCACCTAAGTCGCTCGGCAGACAGTGGGTCTCTACGATTGGAGGTGTATTGTACAGAATGCACAAAACCTTTAAACACTGTCGGCACATACGTCATCGTGATGGCAACTGAGACCCAAAACGACTCATCCGATCCGTCGGCCGACGAACCACTCCACATCGAGAGCGAAGCCCACCTCGAGGACGTCGTGGACGATCACGATGTCGTCCTCGTGGACTTCTTCGCGACGTGGTGTGGCCCGTGCCAGATGCTCGAGCCCGTTCTCGAGAAACTGGCGGCAGAGACCGACGCCGCGATCGCGAAGGTCGACGTCGACGAACACCAGCAACTCGCGGGTGCCTACGGCGTTCGCGGCGTGCCGACGCTCGCGCTCTTCGCGGACGGCGAGCAGGTCGAACAGCAAACCGGCGCGCTGCCGGAGGATCACCTTCGCGACCTGATCGAGCGCCACACCGAATAATGGAGGCGACCAACACCGAGGCCGTCCGCGACGTCGTCATCGTCGGCTCCGGTGTCGCCGGCCTCTCGGCAGCCGTCTACGCCGCCCGGGCGGACCTCGAGCCGCTCGTGCTCGAGGGTCCGGAGCCCGGCGGTCAGCTCACGCTGACGACGGAGGTCGAGAACTACCTCGGCTTCCCCGACGGCGTTGGCGGAATGGAACTCGTCCAGCGAGGGAAAGAGCAAGCCGAGCGCTTCGGCGCGACGTTTCGCCACGGCGTTGTCGAACGCGCCTCGCTCGAGGAGTCGCCGTTCGCCCTCGAGTTGTCTTCGGGTGACGTCCTCGAGACTCGCGCGCTCGTCGTCGCGTCCGGCGCGAGCGCCCGCTGGGTCGGCGCGACGAACGAAGACGAGATGATGGGCTACGGGCTCTCGACGTGTGCGACCTGTGACGGCGCGTTCCACCGCGGCGACGACGTGCTCGTCATCGGCGGGGGCGACAGCGCGATGGAAGAGGCGCTGTTTCTCGCGAAATTCGCCGACAGCGTCACGGTCGTCCACCGCCGCGACGAGCTCCGGGCCTCGGATATCATGGCTCGTCGCGCACGCGAGAACGAGTCGATCGAGTTCCGCTGGAACGCGGAACTCAGCGAAATACACGGCTCGCAGGAAACGGGCGTCACCGGTGCGACGCTCGTCACCCATCCGGCGGGTCATCCGAGAGCGCGACTCGAGGACGGGAAGTCCGTCGAAACCGAACGCGTCGACGTCGGCGGCATCTTCTACGGCGTCGGCCACGTCCCGAACACGGCGTTCCTGGCGGAAACGCCGGTCGAGCGCGACGAGACGGGCTACCTGCGGACGGAGCCCGGAACGGCGACGGAAACCGCCGTCCCCGGTGTCTTCGGCGCGGGCGACGTGATGGATCCCGACTACCGGCAGGCGATCACGGCCGCCGGAACCGGAAGCATGGCCGCGCTCGACGCCGAATCGTGGCTCGAGGAGCGAGCGCTCGAAGACGAACCGACTCCCGCTGCGGCACTCGAAGCGAGCCAGTAACCGACGGTCGGCTCAGTGCCCAGAACGCGACCGTCACCGCTCCGGTAATCTGTCTTGTACAAATGATACAATTTTTCTACTGCCGACCGCTCGTCACCGAATGAATCCTCTCGCGCTCGAGTTCACGGCGAGGGCTGTTCGCCCTCGAGGTTCTCGGTGAACGTCTCCCGGACTTTTTCGACTTTGGGAGCCGCGTGCATCGTACAATAGGCGTCCTGTGGATTCTTCTCGAAGTAGTTTTGGTGTGCTTCTTCGGCTTCGTAGAACGTCTCGAGTGGCTCGATTTCCGTCTCGATACCCTCGTAGAGCCCCTCACTCTCGAGTTCCGCGGCGAAGGCCTCGGCGGTCTCGAGTTGCTGGTCGCTGTGGGCGTAGATGGCCGAGCGATACTGCGTGCCCACGTCTGGCCCCTGTCGGTTCAACTGGGTCGGGTCGTGGACCGTGAAGAACACCTCGAGGAGTTTCTCGTAGCTGATCTCGGCGGGATCGTACTCGAGTTGGATGACCTCCGCATGACCCGTCTGGCCGGTACAGACTTCGCGATAGGTCGGGTCATCGGTGTGGCCACCGGCGTACCCGGAGGTGACCGACTCGACGCCCGCGAGCTCTTCGAACGCCGCTTCGATACACCAGAAACAGCCGCCGCCGAACGTCGCTCGTTCCATACGCTTTCCTAAGCGGTCCCCGAGGAAAGGTGTGACGGGTTAGCCAGCCGCCGCGTTTCGATTCGACCGATGCGAGGAACCTCGAGGCTGAAAGCGTAGGCGTGTCCGTCTGGACCAGCAACTGCAGGGGACGCGTACATATCGCTCACTAGTGGGAGACATTGAGTACTCGAGCCGTGTGGCCCACTGAGAGGGACGAGACGCCCCGACGGTCTGTTCGACGAACGAGGTTCGTCACAGCTCTAGTTTCAGCTCCCGTACCTACCGCGCCAACCGTGCGCCCGTCGAACGCCGCGGAGAGTCTCTCACTCGGTTTTCGTCCGCCCGAGCCACTCGAACACAGTAAATCACTATGAGCACTATACCACGTCGCAAACTCCTCTACGGACTCTCGGCTTTGACAGGAATCGGGTCGCTCTCTCTCGCG
The Natronorubrum sediminis genome window above contains:
- the trxA gene encoding thioredoxin, producing the protein MATETQNDSSDPSADEPLHIESEAHLEDVVDDHDVVLVDFFATWCGPCQMLEPVLEKLAAETDAAIAKVDVDEHQQLAGAYGVRGVPTLALFADGEQVEQQTGALPEDHLRDLIERHTE
- a CDS encoding vitamin K epoxide reductase family protein: MTEHVSKTNAAQPSAPREYVNKLLGAFLAIAVVGWGASIFLTAVHFWALPLPSEITPEGSMAVITSTWAYIGPVPLALLGAGYYATMIVLGGLWLETKHELLERGIFLITVGGLAASAYFVYLQLGVIGEICPFCMVSAAATTSLFAIEVIVKYAGGGSIAPAVSSTRIWPPLVVATIAVTVAAMYGITLAPIPGV
- a CDS encoding helix-turn-helix domain-containing protein — translated: MANSMAEQLQQDMECEGLLECIHGLKQLDKDCFRAMVESEEPLTIDEVAERVDRERSTAYRSIQRLLQSGFIQKEQINYDQGGYYHVYHPTDPSQIADDMQRMLNDWYAKMGQLIHEFEDKYEQTEADVPAQG
- a CDS encoding potassium channel family protein — its product is MEDWRRRIGLALTAVAAIILTYSVIYQWAMLTFEGQEIPIYKSIQVVIESLTTAGFGGHAPWESTVLNFLVIGMNVTGVLLVFLGLPLFAIPLLRQGLKTEPPTTSDLTDHVIICGHSARDDVLRKELDEVGIPCVFIEQDPDLVTELAESGIDAIHGDPEQIETLRAANATDARSLVADVNDEANPTVILSALRINPDLGIISVVRDYKTASYHEYSGADEVVLARQQLGDAFGRRATTSFAEKLRNVIHVENDYEITELLVEEESDLAGQTIREAHIFGQTDLTIIGVWLGGKFVISPDPDTVLEENTILLVAGEHSDFDSLTARSIPTHHHPSHVIICGYGTVGWSVAETLEESGISASIIDRENRDAVDVVGDATDPETYEKVDIENAETIVLSLDDDTTTIYSTLVIRELAPDIEIIARADDPDTVWKLYNAGADYVLSLPTITGEILASYLIDKVEIVTPQVNFEFIRSKAPSLVGESLSDVDLRRQTGCTVIAVERDDELKTDLSAGFVVSDNDILIAGGSEKAIENFKRFVTK
- a CDS encoding NAD(P)/FAD-dependent oxidoreductase: MEATNTEAVRDVVIVGSGVAGLSAAVYAARADLEPLVLEGPEPGGQLTLTTEVENYLGFPDGVGGMELVQRGKEQAERFGATFRHGVVERASLEESPFALELSSGDVLETRALVVASGASARWVGATNEDEMMGYGLSTCATCDGAFHRGDDVLVIGGGDSAMEEALFLAKFADSVTVVHRRDELRASDIMARRARENESIEFRWNAELSEIHGSQETGVTGATLVTHPAGHPRARLEDGKSVETERVDVGGIFYGVGHVPNTAFLAETPVERDETGYLRTEPGTATETAVPGVFGAGDVMDPDYRQAITAAGTGSMAALDAESWLEERALEDEPTPAAALEASQ
- the msrA gene encoding peptide-methionine (S)-S-oxide reductase MsrA, with amino-acid sequence MERATFGGGCFWCIEAAFEELAGVESVTSGYAGGHTDDPTYREVCTGQTGHAEVIQLEYDPAEISYEKLLEVFFTVHDPTQLNRQGPDVGTQYRSAIYAHSDQQLETAEAFAAELESEGLYEGIETEIEPLETFYEAEEAHQNYFEKNPQDAYCTMHAAPKVEKVRETFTENLEGEQPSP